In Leguminivora glycinivorella isolate SPB_JAAS2020 chromosome 11, LegGlyc_1.1, whole genome shotgun sequence, a single window of DNA contains:
- the LOC125231401 gene encoding uncharacterized protein LOC125231401, translating to MQTRRAAAAAAAAALQQEPEKCDKLQLTLLELKQSKEFSAQLLSEREDSEKELLLIIDKNDKLKKELCTLESDFNNVNSERARLQETVDRFMECNAAYEQALKDIDSLERALHDAHEHIYELREAQNQAAAAHTQTLFEELVRPASQLVTAAIENPSVTTDLTNDATTPRLVNCSGNKLKKYIKLNKLIKKNQKMSKINKLFFKKLRFCKVNISLVDKLDLYTAQLEHSRLQYETDTQALKLKIQSLEDSIKSLDVINESSKKLLVNIL from the coding sequence atgcaaacacgcagagcagctgccgccgctgcagcagcggctctccagcaggagcctgagaagtgtgataagctccaacttaccttgcTGGAATTAAAACAATCCAAGGAGTTTAGTGCTCAATTGCTCAGTGAAAGAGAAGACAGTGAGAAGGAGCTATTATTGATAATTGATAAAAACGATAAGTTAAAAAAGGAACTGTGTACACTAGAGAGtgattttaataatgtaaactcgGAGCGGGCCCGGCTTCAGGAGACGGTTGACAGGTTTATGGAGTGTAATGCTGCATATGAACAGGCCCTGAAAGACATCGACTCATTGGAGAGAGCACTGCACGACGCCCACGAACACATCTACGAGCTACGGGAGGCCCAAAACCAAGCAGCTGCGGCACACACTCAGACCTTGTTCGAGGAACTGGTCCGGCCTGCATCTCAGTTGGTTACCGCAGCAATTGAAAACCCTTCAGTAACTACAGACTTAACCAATGATGCCACTACACCAAGGTTAGTAAATTGCAGCGGAAACAAACTAAAgaagtatataaaattaaataaactgatcaaaaaaaatcaaaagatgtcaaaaattaataaattgttttttaaaaaattgaGATTTTGTAAAGTTAATATAAGTTTAGTAGATAAGTTAGATTTGTATACAGCTCAGTTAGAACACAGTAGATTACAGTATGAAACTGACACACAGGCATTAAAGTTAAAAATTCAAAGCCTAGAGGATTCAATAAAATCTTTAGATGTGATAAATGAGAGTTCAAAAAAGTTATTAGTGAATATTCTTTAG